In Kutzneria kofuensis, the DNA window GCAGGGCGGCCTACCACGGCTTTCTCGTTCCGTCGGGGGAACGAGCCCGGACCGCCGCCGTTGAAGACGTCCGACCTAACGAAGGGCACCGCGCCGCGGGGAAGCGGCACGGCGCCCATGAGGGAGCGCAGGACCGTTATGGGACTGAGCAAACTGGTCGCTGGGGTGACCGGGATCACGATGTTGGCCGGGGCGGCGATGCTGGCCGTGCCGGTCACCGCCGCCGCCAACACGGGCAACCCCGGCATCGGCCACGGCGTGACACCGGCCCAGCAGTACAGGGACAACAAGGACCCGTCCGACTGGCTGGGGTCCTACGTCGTGGGCGGCAAGGACGTCTACTGCGTCCGCTTCGCGCTCAACGCGCCCGACAGCGACACCCAGTACAAGCCGGGCGAGCCGCTCAAGGACAAGTGGGGCAACGACCTGAAGCCCGAGGTCGCCGCGAAGATCTCGTACCTGCTGCTGCGCTACGGGGGCACGAAGAACCCGGACGAGGCGGCGGCGCTCGCGCACCTGCTGCACAGCTACACGTCGGGGGTGCCCGCGGGCGACCCGAGGCTCGACCCGGCCAACGACTTCAACCACATCGGCTACGACATCGCAGGCCACCTGGCCAAGCTCCAGGCGCAGTTCCCCGACGCGGCCAAAGCCGTGGCGGCCGAGGAAGCCGACGCCACGGCGAACCAGGGCCCCTGGGACGTCGCCGTCGTCGCGCCGACCGCGGCCCAGGTCATCGGCACCGCCGACAAGTGGACCATCAAGGTCACACACGCGGGCACGGACAAGACGGTCACCGGCGTGCCGGTGAAGCTGACCGTCACCGACGGCAAGGTCGACAAGGACGCCGTGACCACGCCGGCCGACGGCAGCCCGCTGGTCGTCAACGTCACGCCGACCGGTCCCAAGCCGACGGTCAAGGTCGACCTGAGCGCCCCGGCCGACCAGCCGGTCGTGCAGGCGCCGGTGAACGCGGGCGGCAACATCCAGTGGATCGTGTCCACCGGTGGCGAGAAGGCGCTGACCGGGACCGCGAGCACCACGGCTGTCACCGCACCCGGCAGCGTCAAGGTGACCAAGGTGGACAGCAAGACCAACGCCGGCCTCGCGGGCGTGCAGCTGCGGATCACCGCCAAGGACAAGACCGCCGCGGCCGTGAAGCAGGACGGCACGCCGCTCAACGGCACCGACGGCAAGCCGCTGGTCGTCACAACCGGGGCCGACGGCACCGCCACCATCGACAACCTCCAGACGCCTCAGGACATCTGTCTGGTCGAGGTGGCCGCGCCGAGCGGCTACGACGAGAACTTCAACTCCTCGTCGCCGCCCAGCGTCTGCGGTTCCATCGAACCCGGCAAGACGCTGGCACTGCAGCTGGCCAACACGCCGAACACGCCGACCGTGCCGGTGAAGATCCCGGCCGGTGGCTCGCCGATGGTCGCGGACGCGGCCACCGTCACCGAGCTGAACCCGGGCGCGCTCGCCGGGGTCGGCGGCCTGCTCGTGATCGCCCTCGGCGGCCTCGGCCTGCTGCTGCGCCGCCGGAGGCTCGCCTCGCGTGGCTAAGCACCGGGCATCGGGCGCCCGCTGGCCGGTCACGGCCGGCGGGTTCCCGGTCGCGGGCCGGTCCCGGTACCGCAACCCGGCCGCCGCCGCGGGCACGGCCGTCAGCGGCGCGGTCGGGTTGACGATGATCGTGGTGGCCGCCGGCGCGACGCTGCTCGGCCAGCCACAGCACATCCCGGGCTCGCCGTTGCCGGTCGGCCACACGCAGACCGTCGACCCGCAGGCCGGCCCGGCCCCTGTGACCTCTCCTCCCGGTACCACGACGTCGTCCCCGGCGCCGCCGCCGGCCACGTCATCGACCCCGCAACCGCCGGGGCCGAACACAGTGCTGCTGCCCAAGGGCGGGCGCTCCTCGCTGGTACGCAGCGCCGTCGCCGGCGACGGAACGCTCCAGATCCCGAACGGCGTGAGCAAGGCCGCCCTGTGGGGCGCCGCGCTGGACGCGCAGACCGGCGCGACCCTGATCGCCGGGCACATCAACTGGGAAGGCGTCGCCGGGCCGTTCGCCGAGCTGTGGGGCGCGCAGGCCGGGCAGAAGGTCACCGTCGTCGACGGCGGCGGCAAGCAGCTGACCTTCGTCGTCGACCAGATCCTGACCGTGGACAAGGACAATCTGCCGCAGCACGCGGACGAGCTGTTCGGCCAGACCGGGCCGCACCGGCTGGTGCTGGTGACCTGCGGCGGCAACTGGGTCGGCGGCGCGCTGGGCTACGACCAGAACCGGGTCGTGATCGCGCGCCCCGTGCCCTGACGACAACCGACCCGGGGTCTGCGTCGTCTCACCCGGCATGGGGCTCAGGCAGAGGTGGGGTTGGCTGACGACCGCGGTGGCGCTGGTGCTCGCCGTGGTCGTCGTGATCGTGATGGGACAGGGATCGGGACAGCAGACGGCGTCGCAATCAGGACCCTCCACGACCACCACGAATCCCGGGCCGCTCACGCCCGCCGGCCAGGCCACGCCGGCCGGCCCCACCCCGACCCTGCCCGCGCCGAGCGGCGCCCAGCCGGCGTGGATGCACAAGCTCAGGCCCGGCGAGAAGCCGCCGCAGTTCATCCTGTTCTCCTTCGACGGCGGCGCGTCCGGCGCGCACTGGTCGCGGGTGCTGCCGATCGCCGAGCGGACCGGCGCGAAGGTGACCGCGATGCTGTCCGGGCTGTACCTGATCCCGGACCGCGAGAGCAAGGAGTACACCGGCCCGGGGCACCCGACCGGGACGAGCGAGATCGGCTTCGGCGGCTCGGACGCGGACATCACGTCCCGCGTCGAGTACCTGAACCGGGCGCTGGCCGACGGCATGGAGTTCGGCACGCACTACAACGGCCACTTCTGCCAGGGCGTCGAGCCCAGCGTCGGCTCCTGGTCGACCGCGGGCTGGAACTCGGAGCTGGACCAGTTCTTCTCCTACCTCAGGGAGATCGACGGCAAGGGCCTGAAGATCACGCCCGACATGATCAAGGGCGGCCGCACACCGTGCCTGGAGGGCAACTGGGACCAACTGTTCCCGTCGATGAAGTCGCACGGTTTCGTCTATGACACCAGCCACGTCTCGTTCGGCGTCACCTGGCCGACGGTGGACCGCGGGCTGTGGGAGTTCCCGCTGCCGGAGGTGCGCGTGCCGGCGCTGGACAAGAACGTCGTGATGATGGACTTCAACTTCTGGTACCTGCTCGACGGCGCCAAGGAGGGCGACGACGCGCGGGCGCCGGAGTTCACCCCGATCGTGCTGGACACGTACCGCTCGGTGTACCAGAGCGTGTTCAACGGCAACCGGGCGCCGATGGTGATCGCGAACCACTTCAACGACTGGGCCGGCGGCGCCTTCTCCGGCGCGGTCGAGCAGTTCATGGGCGAGACGTGCGACAAGCCGGAGACGGTGTGCGCCACCTACAGCCAGGTGATCCAGTGGCTGCAGCTGCAGGATCCCGCCGTGCTGGACTCGCTGCGCGGGCTGCCGGCGGCGCACAACTGAGCCGGTGATCCTACGAAAGATCCATGTGGACGCGTCGGAAGGTGTCTAGCCGCGACCCGTAGAAAGGGCTTACTGTGGAGATCCGCCGCGGCCTTGCCCAGTTCGTACAAGGAGTGAGCGATGTCCGCACCGAAGACCGTCAAGCGCGCCGAGAAGTCCGTCCGCAAGCCCGCCCGTCGCAGCTGGGTCAAGCCCGACTTCAGCGAGTACGACACGCCGATGGAGGTCACCGCGTACGCCGCGCGGGTCTGACCTGTCAAGCACTCGTGTTCGGAAAGGACCATTCCACGCGTTCAACGTGAGGAATGGTCCTTTCACCCACGTCCATCGAGGAGTCGATCATGCTGGCGGCCGAGGACTTCATCGCCGAGCTGCGGGCGCTTGCGCCGCGGTACTGGCACGACCACCCGTTCCACCTGCGCCTGCACGCGGGCGCCCTCAGCCGCGAGGAGCTACAGCTGTGGGCGGCCAACCGGTGGTACTACCAGCGGAGCCTGCCGCAGAAGGACGCCGCCATCCTGGCGAACTGCCCGTTGCCCCAGGTCAGGCGGTACTGGATGGAGCGGATCGTCTATCACGACGGCAGTCGCGACGGCGAGGGCGGCGCGGAGAACTGGCTGCGCATGGCCGAGGCCGTCGGCCTTGACCGGGCGGAAGTGCTGGACGAGCGGCATGTGCTGCCGGGCGTGCGGTTCGCCGTGGACGCTTACGTGAACTTCGCTCGCAACAAGCCGTGGGTGGAGGCGATCGCGTCGGGGCTGACCGAGATGTTCTCGCCCGGGCTGATGCGTCGGCGGCTGGCCGACATGCGGGAGCAGTACCCGTGGATCGGGGAGGACGGGTTCGCCTACTTCGTGTCCCGGCTGACCGTGATCGCCGGCGAGGGCAAGTCCACTCTGGACATCGTTGTGGAGCACGCCCGCAGTCGCGAGCAGCAGCAGGCGTGTGTGGCCGCGCTGGCGTTCAAATGCGATGTGCTGCAGGCGATTCTGGACGCCGTGGATTACCACTCATGACATCGCTGGACTCCGTGCCGCGGGTGCGCCGGGGCGTGCGGTGCACGTACGACAAGACCCGGAACAGCGATGTCGTGCTGTTTCCGGAGGGCGTGCTGCTGTTGAACGAGACCGCCGCCGCGGTGGTGTCACGGTGCGACGGTTCGTCGAGCGTCGGCGACATCGCCTTGGCGCTGGCCGACGAGTTCGATGGCGTGCAGCCCGACGACGTGATCGAGCTGGTGGACCGGCTCGTGGCTCGACGGGTGGTGGATGTTGACTGAAGCACCGCTGGGCTTGCTGGCCGAGCTCACGCACCGATGCCCGCTGCACTGCCCGTACTGCTCCAACCCCGTCGAGCTGGTCCGACGAGCCGACGAGCTGGACACCGTTGCGTGGCAACGGGTTTTCGACGAGGCTCGCGAGCTCGGCGTGCTCCAGGTGCACCTGTCCGGCGGCGAGCCGCTGGCCCGTCCGGACCTGCCCGAGCTGTTGGCGCACGCCAGCGGTCTCGGCTGCTACACCAATCTCGTCACCAGCGGCCTCGGGCTGACCGCTTCGCGGCTCGCCGACCTGGTCGACCGCGGGCTCGACCACGTGCAGCTGTCCGTGCAGGACTCGGATCGCTCGAACGCCAACCTGATCGCCGGCGTGAAGGGCTACGACCGCAAGCTTCTCGCGGCGTCTCTGATCAAGAACGCTGAGCTGCCGCTGACCGTCAATGCCGTGCTGCACAAGGCGAATCTCGACCACATCGGCGGAATCATCGAGCTGGCCGAGCAGATGGGCGCGGACCGCCTGGAGCTCGCCAACACCCAGTACTACGGCTGGGCGCTTCGCAACCGCGCCGCCCTGCTCCCCACCCGGGAACAGCTCGCCGCCGCTTTGCCGATCGTGCAGCAGGCGCAGCAGCGGCTCGCCGGGCGGATGGAGATCGTCTACGTCGTCGCCGACTACCACGAGGCCAATCCCAAGCCGTGCATGTACGGCTGGGGTTCCCGTCAGCTCACCGTCGCGCCCAACGGCGATGTCCTGCCCTGCCCCGCCGCCAGCGTGATCACCGACCTTCCCGTGCAGAACGTCGCGCGGTCGTCGCTTTCGGCGATCTGGTACGACTCTCCGACCTTCAACGCCTTCCGCGGCACCTCCTGGATGCAGGAGCCGTGCCGGTCGTGTCCCCGCAAGGAGATCGACTTCGGCGGTTGTCGCTGCCAGGCCTTCCAACTCACCGGCGACGCCGCCGCCACCGACCCCGTCTGCACCCTGTCCCCCGACCACGGCCTCGTCCAGTCCATCCTTGCTACGGAGATCACGCCTTCGCGGCCTTCCTTCGCCATGCGGCGGTCCGTGTGAAGGTTGTCGTTCTCGGCACCGCCGCCGGCGGTGGCTTCCCCCAGTGGAACTGCGCCTGCTCCCTCTGCGCCAAGGCCCGCAACGGTTCGCTGCCGTCCCGGGCCCAGGATTGCGTCGCCGTCAGCGGCAACGGCTCCGACTGGTGGCTGCTCAACGCCTCCCCCGACATTCGGGTGCAGGTGGTGGGTTGCGCCGCCCTCACCCCCGGCCCCGGCCGCCGCGACACCCCTGTCCGCGGCGTTCTGCTCACTTCCGCCGAGCTCGACCATTGTTTGGGCGTGTTCTCCCTTCGTGAGGGCGGCGGCCAGCACCTCTACGCCCCCGCCAACGCGTTGGCCGCCCTCCGTTCCCACCTCGGTTTGCGGGACGTCCTCGACCTCTACGCCGGCTGGTCGTGGTCGGAGGCCGTGCCCGAGAAGTCCTTCGCGCTGGCCGGCGGCCTGATCGCCACCCCTCACGCCGTCGGCACCAAGCGCCCCAAGTACGCCCCCGAGCTGCCGGGGCCTTGGGTGGTCGCCTACCGCGTCCACGACCCCTCGACCGGCGGCACCCTGCTCTATGCCCCTTGCCTGGCTTCCTGGTCTGCGGGGTTCGAGGCCCTGTTGGACGGCGTCGACTGCCTCCTGCTCGACGGCACCTTCTCGGCGCCGGACGAGATGGGCGTCAGCACAGGGCACTCCAAGGGCCAGTCCTCAATGGGCCACGTACCGGTCTTCGGCGGGGGTGGCAGCCTGGCGCAGCTCCGCCGGTTCCCGGTCATGCGCCGGATCTACACCCACCTCAACAACACCAACCCGCTGCTGGACCCGGCCTCGCCGGAGTCGGCCGAGATCACCGCCGCCGGCATCGAGGTGGTCCCGGACGGCACCGTGATCACGCTCTAAGCCATGAGAGTTGAGTCCAGGCGACTAAGGTTTGTGCATTGAGTGGAGCGGTGCCTGCATAGTTGACTCCAGGGTGCTCAAGTCTGGAGGGTGGCCATGGGGCGTGCGGTGGGGATCGACCTGGGGACGACGAACTCCGTGGTGGCGGTGCTCGAGGGTGGGGAGCCGAGGGTGATCGCGAACGCGGAGGGGTCACGCACGACGCCGTCGGTGGTGGCCTTCGCCAAGAACGGCGAGGTGCTGGTGGGGCAGCCGGCGAAGAACCAGGCCGTGACCAACGTGGAGCGGACGGTGCGGTCGGTGAAGCGGCACATCGGCACGGCATGGACGCAAGAGGTCGACGGCAAGGGCTATACGGCGCAGGAGATCTCGGCGCGGGTGTTGCTGAAGCTGAAGCGGGACGCGGAGGCCTATCTGGGGGAAGAGGTCACCGACGCGGTGATCACGGTGCCGGCGTACTTCGAGGATGCCCAGCGGCAAGCCACCACAGAGGCGGGGCGGATCGCGGGCCTGAACGTGCTGAGGATCGTCAACGAGCCGACGTCGGCGGCACTGGCGTACGGGCTGGACAGGGGCGGGAAAGAGCAGACGATCCTGGTGTTCGACCTGGGCGGCGGCACCTTCGACGTCTCGCTGCTGGAACTGGGCGACGGGGTGGTGGAGGTCAGGGCCACGAGCGGCGACAACCACCTGGGCGGCGACGACTGGGACCAGCGCATCGTGGACTGGGTGCTCCAGAGGTTCGCCGTCGATCTGTCGAAGGACAAGATGGCGATGCAGCGGGTCCGCGAGGCGGCGGAGAAGGCGAAGATCGAGCTGTCGGCGTCCACGACCGCGACGATCAACCTGCCCTACATCACGGTCGACGGCGACAAGAACCCGCTGTTCCTGGACGAGACGATCAGCCGGGCGGAGTTCGAACGGATCACGAAGGACCTGCTGGACCGCTGCCGCGCCCCGTTCCACAACGTGATCAAGGATGCGGGCGTCGAGGTCGGGGACATCGACCACGTGGTGCTGGTGGGCGGCTCGACCCGGATGCCGGCGGTCAACGAGCTGGTCCGGGGGTTGATCGGCAAGGACCCGAACAAGGGCGTGAACCCGGACGAGGTCGTGGCGGCGGGCGCGGCGCTGCAGGCGGGCGTGTTGAAGGACGAGGTCAAGGACGTCCTGCTGCTGGACGTCACGCCGCTGTCGCTGGGAATCGAGACGCTCGGCGGCGTGATGACCAGGCTGATCGAGCGCAACACGACGATCCCGACCAGCCGCACCGAGGTCGTCACGACCGCGGGCGACAACTACACGTCCATCCCGGTGCAGGTCTACCAGGGCGAACGCCCGATGACGGCGGACAACAAGCGGCTGGGCATGTTCGAGCTGACGGGCCTCGCGCCGGCGCCGAGAGGGGTGCCGCGCATCGAGGTGCGCTTCGACATCGACGCCAACGGCATCGTGCAGGTGTCGGCCAAGGACCTGGACACGGGCGCCGAGCAGTCGATGACGATCACGGGCGGCTCGGCGCTGCCGGAGGACGAGATCGATCGCATGATCCGGGACGCCGAGGAGCATGCCGAGCAGGACCGGCGGCGCCGCGAGGAGGCGGAGCTGCGCAACACGGCGGAATCGCTGCTGCACAACGCCGACGCGTATCCGCCGGACCAGATCGCGGCCGTGCGCAAGGCGCTCGACGACGGCGACATGGACGCACTCAAGGCCGCCTTCGCTGCGATGCGGCCGTGACTGCGGGCCCTGACACCACGCCGGTGTACTCGATCTCGGCCGCCGCTGAGCTGGTCGGGCTGCACCCACAGACGCTGCGCACGTACGAGGCGCACGGCCTGGTTCGGCCGTACCGCGCGGACAACGGCCAGCGGCGCTACTCGGCGCGCGACATCGAGCGGCTGCGCCAGATCCGGGACCTGTCGCAGCGCGAAGGCATCAACACGGCCGGCATCCGCCGCATCATCGAACTCCAGGAGCTGTTGCTACGTCTGCAAACCGCACTCGGCTGCCGGTGAGCTGTGGTTAGCTCGAAACCGTGCGTGTTGTCATCGCGGAAGACCTGCTGCTGCTCCGGGACGGCCTGATCCGGCTGTTGCAGGCGCACGGCTTCGAGGTCGTCGCCGCCGTCGAGTCCGGGCCGGAGCTGCGGGCGGCGCTCACCGAGCACAAGCCGGACGTGGCCGTTGTGGACGTACGGCTGCCGCCCACCTTCACCGACGAGGGGCTGCGCGCCGCCATCGAGGCTCGCCGCACGATGCCGGGGCTGCCGGTGTTGGTGCTGTCCCAGTACGTCGAGCAGCTCTACGCCCGCGAGTTGCTGTCCGACCGCAGCGGCGGCGTCGGCTACCTGCTCAAGGACCGGATCTCGGACGTGAGGCAGTTCGTGGACGCGGTGCGGCGCGTGGCCGACGGCGGCACCGCGATGGATCCCGAGGTCGTCGCCCAGCTGCTGACCAGCCGAGAGCGCGACGCCCCGCTGGGCACGCTCACGCCGCGGGAGAAGGAGGTGCTCGGGCTGATGGCCGAGGGCCGCTCCAACGCCGCGATCGCCGGCCGGATGTTCGTCACGGAGAAGGCCGTGGGCAAGCACACCAACAACATCTTCACCAAGCTCGGCCTGCACCAGCACGAGGACGACAACCGCCGGGTGCTGGCGGTGCTGGCCTATCTGAACGGTTGATCCACCCGATCGGGTGGCGCGCCGGGTAGGGTCGAGGACGGTGTGCCGGGAAGTCTGGTCGGCGGTGTTCGGCGACCCCGACGAAAGGCGTGCCAGCGATGCGAAGCGTGGAGACCGTTCTACTGCTGGTCGTGCTGGCGACGGTCGTCGCCACGTTCGCCCGGCGACTGAGCATTCCCGCGCCGTCGCTGCTGGTGGTGGCCGGCGTGGTGGTGGGCCTGCTGCCGGGGGTGCCGGAGGTCCGGGCGACGCCGGAGATGGTCAGCCTGGTGGTGTTGCCGCCGCTGATCTACGCGGCCGGCGAGGAAATGCCCTGGCGGGACCTGCGCGCGGTGTGGAAGCCGGTGACGGTGCTGGCGATCGGCCTGGTGCTGGCGTCGGCCGGCGTGGTCGGGCTCGTGGCGGCCGTGGTCGCGCCGCTGCCGGCGAGCATGGCGTTCGTGCTGGGGGCGGTGTTGGCCAGCACCGACCCGGTGGCGGTCAGCGCGCTCGGTAGACGGTTGTCGCTGCCGCCCCGGATCCAGGTGCTGGTGCAGGCCGAAAGCCTGTTCAACGACGCGACGAGCCTCGTGCTGTTCCGGCTGGCGGTGTCGGCCGCGATCGCCGGCGGGGCGATGTCGTTCGAGTCGATCGGCGGCGAGTTCCTGCTGCTCGCCGGCGGCGGCCTGATCGTCGGCCTGGTGGTGGCGGCCGGCATCTGGCTGATCCGGCGACGGACCGTGGATCCGGTGCTGGAGACGGTGATCGCGCTGGTCAGCCCGTACTCGGCCTACGTGATCGCGGAGACGGTCGGCGGCTCCGGCGTGACGGCGGTGGTGGTGTGCAGCGTCGTGCTCGGCGCGCAGACATCGAAGATCACCACCGCGCACATCCGGCTGCAGGTCGACGCCGTCTACGGCACGGTGATCTTCATCCTGGAGAGCGCGGTGTTCGCGCTGATCGGGCTGCAGCTGCCGTATCTGGTCCGCGCGCTCGCCGGCTCGGATCCGGGCTGGCCATGGCAGGCGCTGGTGATCACCGCCGCGCTGATCGCGATCCGGTTTCTGTGGGTGTTCCCGCTCGGCTGGATCATGCGGCTGCGGCGCGGGGATCGCCGCCTCAACTGGCGTACGTCCACTGTGGTCTCGTGGGCCGGCGCACGCGGCGTGGTGCCGCTCGCCGCGGTGCTGTCCATTCCGCTGCTCACCGACGACGGCCAACCCGTGCCGCAGCGCGACCTCGTGCTCGCCCTGGCCACCACCGTCATCGTGATC includes these proteins:
- a CDS encoding Na+/H+ antiporter produces the protein MRSVETVLLLVVLATVVATFARRLSIPAPSLLVVAGVVVGLLPGVPEVRATPEMVSLVVLPPLIYAAGEEMPWRDLRAVWKPVTVLAIGLVLASAGVVGLVAAVVAPLPASMAFVLGAVLASTDPVAVSALGRRLSLPPRIQVLVQAESLFNDATSLVLFRLAVSAAIAGGAMSFESIGGEFLLLAGGGLIVGLVVAAGIWLIRRRTVDPVLETVIALVSPYSAYVIAETVGGSGVTAVVVCSVVLGAQTSKITTAHIRLQVDAVYGTVIFILESAVFALIGLQLPYLVRALAGSDPGWPWQALVITAALIAIRFLWVFPLGWIMRLRRGDRRLNWRTSTVVSWAGARGVVPLAAVLSIPLLTDDGQPVPQRDLVLALATTVIVITLVAQGFTLAPLVKRAGIARTPDEARKEQDIANMRLAEAGLAHLEQLYDLETAPHDVLDRLRQGLLARIDHGNATPEAPPGSSAAAAYRKLRRELLAVEMAELARLFEDGTIDDSTRRRLQRTLDLEDARLGDDP
- the pqqD gene encoding pyrroloquinoline quinone biosynthesis peptide chaperone PqqD; translated protein: MTSLDSVPRVRRGVRCTYDKTRNSDVVLFPEGVLLLNETAAAVVSRCDGSSSVGDIALALADEFDGVQPDDVIELVDRLVARRVVDVD
- a CDS encoding SpaA isopeptide-forming pilin-related protein gives rise to the protein MTGITMLAGAAMLAVPVTAAANTGNPGIGHGVTPAQQYRDNKDPSDWLGSYVVGGKDVYCVRFALNAPDSDTQYKPGEPLKDKWGNDLKPEVAAKISYLLLRYGGTKNPDEAAALAHLLHSYTSGVPAGDPRLDPANDFNHIGYDIAGHLAKLQAQFPDAAKAVAAEEADATANQGPWDVAVVAPTAAQVIGTADKWTIKVTHAGTDKTVTGVPVKLTVTDGKVDKDAVTTPADGSPLVVNVTPTGPKPTVKVDLSAPADQPVVQAPVNAGGNIQWIVSTGGEKALTGTASTTAVTAPGSVKVTKVDSKTNAGLAGVQLRITAKDKTAAAVKQDGTPLNGTDGKPLVVTTGADGTATIDNLQTPQDICLVEVAAPSGYDENFNSSSPPSVCGSIEPGKTLALQLANTPNTPTVPVKIPAGGSPMVADAATVTELNPGALAGVGGLLVIALGGLGLLLRRRRLASRG
- a CDS encoding heat shock protein transcriptional repressor HspR, which translates into the protein MTAGPDTTPVYSISAAAELVGLHPQTLRTYEAHGLVRPYRADNGQRRYSARDIERLRQIRDLSQREGINTAGIRRIIELQELLLRLQTALGCR
- the pqqA gene encoding pyrroloquinoline quinone precursor peptide PqqA, with amino-acid sequence MSAPKTVKRAEKSVRKPARRSWVKPDFSEYDTPMEVTAYAARV
- the pqqC gene encoding pyrroloquinoline-quinone synthase PqqC, which codes for MLAAEDFIAELRALAPRYWHDHPFHLRLHAGALSREELQLWAANRWYYQRSLPQKDAAILANCPLPQVRRYWMERIVYHDGSRDGEGGAENWLRMAEAVGLDRAEVLDERHVLPGVRFAVDAYVNFARNKPWVEAIASGLTEMFSPGLMRRRLADMREQYPWIGEDGFAYFVSRLTVIAGEGKSTLDIVVEHARSREQQQACVAALAFKCDVLQAILDAVDYHS
- a CDS encoding polysaccharide deacetylase; translated protein: MGLRQRWGWLTTAVALVLAVVVVIVMGQGSGQQTASQSGPSTTTTNPGPLTPAGQATPAGPTPTLPAPSGAQPAWMHKLRPGEKPPQFILFSFDGGASGAHWSRVLPIAERTGAKVTAMLSGLYLIPDRESKEYTGPGHPTGTSEIGFGGSDADITSRVEYLNRALADGMEFGTHYNGHFCQGVEPSVGSWSTAGWNSELDQFFSYLREIDGKGLKITPDMIKGGRTPCLEGNWDQLFPSMKSHGFVYDTSHVSFGVTWPTVDRGLWEFPLPEVRVPALDKNVVMMDFNFWYLLDGAKEGDDARAPEFTPIVLDTYRSVYQSVFNGNRAPMVIANHFNDWAGGAFSGAVEQFMGETCDKPETVCATYSQVIQWLQLQDPAVLDSLRGLPAAHN
- the pqqB gene encoding pyrroloquinoline quinone biosynthesis protein PqqB, encoding MKVVVLGTAAGGGFPQWNCACSLCAKARNGSLPSRAQDCVAVSGNGSDWWLLNASPDIRVQVVGCAALTPGPGRRDTPVRGVLLTSAELDHCLGVFSLREGGGQHLYAPANALAALRSHLGLRDVLDLYAGWSWSEAVPEKSFALAGGLIATPHAVGTKRPKYAPELPGPWVVAYRVHDPSTGGTLLYAPCLASWSAGFEALLDGVDCLLLDGTFSAPDEMGVSTGHSKGQSSMGHVPVFGGGGSLAQLRRFPVMRRIYTHLNNTNPLLDPASPESAEITAAGIEVVPDGTVITL
- the dnaK gene encoding molecular chaperone DnaK, which codes for MGRAVGIDLGTTNSVVAVLEGGEPRVIANAEGSRTTPSVVAFAKNGEVLVGQPAKNQAVTNVERTVRSVKRHIGTAWTQEVDGKGYTAQEISARVLLKLKRDAEAYLGEEVTDAVITVPAYFEDAQRQATTEAGRIAGLNVLRIVNEPTSAALAYGLDRGGKEQTILVFDLGGGTFDVSLLELGDGVVEVRATSGDNHLGGDDWDQRIVDWVLQRFAVDLSKDKMAMQRVREAAEKAKIELSASTTATINLPYITVDGDKNPLFLDETISRAEFERITKDLLDRCRAPFHNVIKDAGVEVGDIDHVVLVGGSTRMPAVNELVRGLIGKDPNKGVNPDEVVAAGAALQAGVLKDEVKDVLLLDVTPLSLGIETLGGVMTRLIERNTTIPTSRTEVVTTAGDNYTSIPVQVYQGERPMTADNKRLGMFELTGLAPAPRGVPRIEVRFDIDANGIVQVSAKDLDTGAEQSMTITGGSALPEDEIDRMIRDAEEHAEQDRRRREEAELRNTAESLLHNADAYPPDQIAAVRKALDDGDMDALKAAFAAMRP
- a CDS encoding response regulator transcription factor, with the translated sequence MRVVIAEDLLLLRDGLIRLLQAHGFEVVAAVESGPELRAALTEHKPDVAVVDVRLPPTFTDEGLRAAIEARRTMPGLPVLVLSQYVEQLYARELLSDRSGGVGYLLKDRISDVRQFVDAVRRVADGGTAMDPEVVAQLLTSRERDAPLGTLTPREKEVLGLMAEGRSNAAIAGRMFVTEKAVGKHTNNIFTKLGLHQHEDDNRRVLAVLAYLNG
- a CDS encoding class F sortase gives rise to the protein MAKHRASGARWPVTAGGFPVAGRSRYRNPAAAAGTAVSGAVGLTMIVVAAGATLLGQPQHIPGSPLPVGHTQTVDPQAGPAPVTSPPGTTTSSPAPPPATSSTPQPPGPNTVLLPKGGRSSLVRSAVAGDGTLQIPNGVSKAALWGAALDAQTGATLIAGHINWEGVAGPFAELWGAQAGQKVTVVDGGGKQLTFVVDQILTVDKDNLPQHADELFGQTGPHRLVLVTCGGNWVGGALGYDQNRVVIARPVP
- the pqqE gene encoding pyrroloquinoline quinone biosynthesis protein PqqE; its protein translation is MLTEAPLGLLAELTHRCPLHCPYCSNPVELVRRADELDTVAWQRVFDEARELGVLQVHLSGGEPLARPDLPELLAHASGLGCYTNLVTSGLGLTASRLADLVDRGLDHVQLSVQDSDRSNANLIAGVKGYDRKLLAASLIKNAELPLTVNAVLHKANLDHIGGIIELAEQMGADRLELANTQYYGWALRNRAALLPTREQLAAALPIVQQAQQRLAGRMEIVYVVADYHEANPKPCMYGWGSRQLTVAPNGDVLPCPAASVITDLPVQNVARSSLSAIWYDSPTFNAFRGTSWMQEPCRSCPRKEIDFGGCRCQAFQLTGDAAATDPVCTLSPDHGLVQSILATEITPSRPSFAMRRSV